The nucleotide sequence TCTATTACTTCTTTGTCGTCTATTTTAGGTATAATTGTATATTTATCATTAGTAAATATATAAATACCTATATTGTCTGTACCAAAAATTGATAACTTATCTAAGATCATTCACTCTTAATTGCAAGTCTAGCTAAATATGTTTTTTCTCCGATTCTTTTGACAGCTATCCTTACTCTTCTTACTATTTTATCCCTACCATTCATGGTTATTGCCTTTGCTAATAGTGGATCAATAATTACTTTTTCCGCTCCAAAATGTCTCTTTACCATATATCTCACATACTTTATGGCTCTTTTAGTTCTGGTAGTTTTTCTTCCCATTATTACTCTTCTAAAGTTTATAACCATTTCAAAGTTCTCTTTCTCTGGCTTAGTTTTCTTTTCCTCTTTCGTTGTAGTTGTTGCCTGTTGCGGTTTTTGTTCCTCTTTCTTCTGTTGTTGTAGCTCTGATGTTTTTTGCTCTTCTTGTTTAGTAGCAGTAGTTTCCTGGCTCATTTATTCACACCTTTAAATTATTTCTTCTCCAATTTCTTCTTAGTGGATTAAACCTTATCTCAGCTTGAGTTTTTATTATGACCCAAGCAGGAATAGGAGAGTTTCTTTTTAACGCTTTACCTAGTCTCAATTTTTTGCCTAAGGACTTATGCTTGCTCATTTCCATCCTCTCTCTTTAATCGTAATCTTATAATCTTTTCTGGTTTGAGAGTTAAGTTGAGCTAATATTTGTTTTAGTTCATCATCAGTTATTTGTGCTTGAATTCTGCCGGATTGTGCTAACGCAATAAGCTGATTTTCTATTGCTTCTGCTAATTCAGGTCTGACTAGTTTTACATTAGTAAGTCTTTGCCTAGCCTCAGGCGTTAAGATGGTTCTTAAGATAGCATCCTTTTGGGCTTCAATTTCAGCTTTTCTCTGTCTTTCTTCTAATTGTCTTCTTTGCATCTCTGTTGCTCTTTTTTTCAGAAGTTCATCTAACTCTTCATCATATTCTCCACTTATAATAGATCACCCCTACTGTAAGTATTTCTTCAAATCTTGTTTTTTCTCAGCCAACTCTTTAAACATTTCGTATGCTAATTTATCTAAAAGGGATCTGCCCTTTGGTGACAAAATCCTTCCTCTCCTAGTTTTAGTTACAAGACCCGCTTTTTCTAATTGTTGAAGTATTGTTCTTATAGAATGAGTCGGAGCTTTAACGGATCTAGGCGGTTTAGTACCCCTTCTCTTTGAACCACTATATAATTTTCTTGTTTTTTGTAAACCAATAGGTTCTTTGTAGATGTAGAGGTGTCTTAATAGGGAGGCTGCTCTTATGTACCACCAATTTTCTATATCGTCAGGCACTCTTTCCTTGAAAGACGCTGTCTTCGCAAAGTAAACCCAATTTGGTGGATTCAATTCTTTAACATTATTCTTTAGATATTCTGCAAGCTTAGGGATTAAAATATCAGCTGGAACCATCTGTACTGTTATCATGATCTTCCAATCTATTCCGTGATTAAAGGTTTAAAAGTTATCTGGTTTTACTAAAGTTGAGGTTTGATGAGATTCTACATAGCCAACGAGAGGGATATACTTGATGGGAAGATGACTGATATATATTTCGATAGAACTATAAGGACTCTTGAACATTTAGGAATAAAAGATCTCAAAGTTAGGATGGAGGTCCATTCATATGGCTTACCAGAAGGATATAGTTGGGCAATTTTTTCTGGTCTGGAGGAAGTTTTGAAACTACTTGAAGGAAAAGAGGTTACGGTTTATGCGATGCCAGAAGGTACTGTGTTTAAGGAAGTAGAGCCAGTCATGATAATTGAAGGTAACTATTTAGATTTTGGTGTTTTTGAAACGGCTTTTTTAGGTATATTAAGGCACTATTCTAGTATTTCAACTAAAGCAGCTAGAATTAAGAAATTGGCATTAGATAAAACAGTTCTATTTTTTGGGCTAAGGGCACTACATCCCGCAATAGCTCCTATGGTTGATAGAGCGGCTTATATAGGTGGTTGCGATGGTGTCTCTGGGGCATTCAATCAAGAAACAATAGGTGCAGAGCCTACAGGTACTATGCCTCATGCACTGATGTTATCAGTCGGGGATAATGTAAAGGCTTGGAAAGCTTTTGACGAGGCTATGCCTTCTAATGTACCAAGAATAATATTAGCAGACACATTTGAGGATGAGAGAACGGAAGTTCTCAAAGCTGCTGAGCTTTTGAAAGACAAATTATATGGGGTAAGACTCGATACTCCATCAAGTAGAAGGGGAAACTTCAGGAAGATTGTTCAAGAGATCAGATGGACGCTAAATATACATGGATATGGCCATATTAAGATCTTCGTAAGTGGTGGGATAGATGAAGACGATGTGGTTAAATTAAGGGATGTGGTAGACGGTTTTGGTGTGGGGACTAGTATATCTTTTCCACAGAGTGTCGATTTTAGTGCTGATATTGTTGAAAAGTACGTGAATGGACAATGGATTCCGTTTACTAAGAGAGGTAAATGGCCTGGAGCTAAACAGGTATACAGATGTGGTGATTCACCAGATGGCGATATTATTACCCTATTAGATGACTATCCACCCGCTAATTTGAACTGTAAACCCTTGCTGGTAAAGTATATCGAGAACGGGAAAATAATAAGGGATATACCTACGGCTAAGGAGATAAGGGAGTATGTTATATCGCAACTTAAAAAGTTACCTAATCTATAAGAATTTCCTTTATATTTTCTAGACTTCTATTGAATGCAATTTCCACTATTGGTTCCATTCTCCTTATAGCATTATATAATCTTAGATGAAGTGATCTAACAACTATTGAAACTCTGTAATTCTTCGTATTTTTACTATTTGTTGTTTCAAAATTAGTTGACTCTGTTATTAGGACTCTCCTTAATGTTCTTAGTTCCTCCATTGTCTCATTTATTATCTTCATATCTTCTTTGCTTAACGCTCTTGTCGCATGGTCAATCAGAACTATGGCTTGTTCTATTAAATCATATGTTTTATTCCAATTATCCTTCACTTCTTCAAGTTCTTGTGGAGTCAGAGAAAGTAGATCGTTTACGGCTTCACTTACCTCATCTGCAGCCTCTTCTATAGCTTTTATTAAAATTCTATTTCCGATAAGCTGTATTCTCTTGACACCTATCATATAAGCCAAGCTTCTGTTAGTTTGAGATAGTAACAATTGTCTTAATGCAAGGTAATATAATCTGTCTATTTCTTTCTCTAATTCTACTGTTTCCTGCAGAAAAGTTCTACTTGCCTCTTTTATTCCTAAATTAAGGTAATGTAGCATTTGCTTTAAGTTAGTTGCTAACCTATTGAGAAGACTTGTCATGGTATATTTGGTTGGATCAAGGAAAGACTGTATTTGAACGTAATCTATGGTTTGGGTGGTTATTTCATATCCTATTAAACTTCTAACAGCTTCCTTTATTTTCCTTAGCAAATCTTCACTAAACGCCTTCTCTTTACTTTCTATGTCAATCTTGTCAAAACCTAATATATATAAGCCATATATAATTCTAGTAATAATTTCAGGCATTACTGTGTTAGATATGGAAACTTTCATTTCTCTACTTACGTTTTGTACTTTCATATTTGGTGGATATACTTTCAAGCTTCCATCTTCATCCACTTCAAGATATACACTTTCACCTGAGGATAAACCTACTTCTTTAACCCATTCTGCTGGAAGAGATATCATTAGTGTAGATTTTCCAAATTTTTGAACTCTTCTAACTTCCATGTTAACCACTTTTACATGTTATATACACTTCAATATCTTATAAAAGTAGTTTAAATATGTTTCAGAGTGTTTTAATCTCTGGTATTCTACCATAATCTTTCAGGTAAACATAACCACTATCTGTTGATGGTATAAGCCTAACTCCATAGGGTCTTCTTTTAACAATCTGTAAAGCCATTGAATCCTTTAGAATTTTTCTTATTAAATCATAATCTTTCTTTACGACCACCATATCTATACCTGCAACACACACAGATGTAAGAAGAAAAAGTCCTTGCAACGTTAAAGTTCCCTCATTAACTCTTTCTATTAGAACGTTGTCTTCAGCAACTGGTAACATTACTTCCGAAAATCCTATGGGAGTAATTTTCAACTTCCATGCTATTTCAAAAATTTCCTTATTTATTTCAGCCACAGTAGACATATTTCCGAAGGAAAATAATTTTCCGCTCCTCTTCTCTATTATTTCAGCAACACTTTCTTCCTTCCAAGGTGATAGAGAGACATCGATACCTAGATATTTTAGCTTAAGCTGTGTAGCAATTTTTTTAGCATATTCATCGGCAACAGAAAGCGCTTTTTGTGCATTACCATCTAAGAATTCCCTTGGATAGATTAATGAGATAGCCATTGAGTCTATCAATGTGTTTGCACTGCCTACAGGAAAATATGGGGTAGTAAGAAAGTCATCGTAAATTAAAACGGCTACTCGCGTAGCAAGCTGAGGTTCTAGGTCATAAATAAATTTTGATACATTATCTACGTAAGAAGGGTTATTAAGTAGAATTGATCCGTAGAAGTTCTCATTTACGGATAAGATATCTTTTATTAATGACAGATTATCTTTTTGAGATAAGTGAATAATAGAATATATTATGTCTTTGTTTTCTGGTATTTTTCCTATAATTTTTTCATTTAATGATTTAGGCGGAAACGCAATTCGCTTAGACCAAATCAAGCTATCATTTATACTAGATAGCTGGTTAGCATAGTTTTCTATTTTATCTTTATCTATATTTGAAGCAAATATAGTTAATGCTCTTATTTTCATTGTTAATCTTAGACTGACTAAAGTATTTTAGTTTTAATGAGGATTTAGATAACGTGGCAAAATTAACGATATTAGTTTCGAACAATAGCCTTGACTCACTTTATCACGCATTAGCATTGGCATTATCAGCAAGAGCTCTGAGCTGGGAAGTAAAGGTTTTTGTAGTGTCGCAAGCAGTCACATTATTTTTAAAATCAAGTAAGAAGGCTTTTTCGTTACCTTTTTTCGCAAGATTTTTTGTAAGAAGGCAGATGAAAAGGCTTAATTTACCTGAGATAGAGAAAATGATTAATGAAGCGATTAAAGAGGGAGTAGAATTTTACGTGGACGAGATAGGTATTAAAATGTTAAATGCTAGTCCAGAAGATTTATATGATGGAGTAAAATTATCTGGAAGTATTTCCTTCCTAAAAGATGCTAAGGAATCAGAGGTGGTGATTTCGCTTTGATGACAATAGATTCAGATGATATATGCCCTGTTATTTTACTCAAAGTCTTAAGAGCATTTAAAGAGGCTAAGGATAAGGACGAAATTATAGTTAAAAGTAAATGGCAGGCTGTGGTTCAGGAACTAGATAAATGGTGTAGGGAGACTGGAAATGAGTATCTGGGATGGAATAAGGATGGAGAAAAATATGTGGTAAGAATCAGGGTCAATAAAGGAGAGTAATTTTTAAAACCAATAGTAAGCATAGTGTATAAAGGCGATCAATATTTGTGTCCCAAAAGGAGTTCCACATTTTTGAAAATACTATAGATTTAATGGAAGGGATGTGGCCTACTCCTCTGCTAAGGTTAAATATAGGAGAAAATGTATGGGGGAAATTGGAATTTTATAATCCATTCAGTAGGAGTATAAAAGATAGAACAGCGCTATTCTTGTTTAAGCAGGCATTAAGGGAAAAAACAGAGAATATCGTAGAGGCTACATCAGGGAATATGGGGATTGCTATGGCTGCTCTATCCTCTATATTTAACATTAAGTTTACAGTATTTGTCCCAACCACTTCACCTGAAGTTTTTAAGGTTATGATTAAGTTATTGGGTTCTGAAGTAATTACCGCAGGTACTTCAACGACTGAGATCTTGCCTTTAGTAAAAAAGATGAGTCAACTAGGAAGTTATAAACATTTAGATCAATTTCATAATGAAGTAAACGTTATTGCTCATTATGAAACCACTGCCAAAGAACTTGATCTGCAAGCTAATGCTGCAGGTATTAAAATAAGGCGAATTATCGCAAGCATGGGTACAGCTGGTCATATAGTCGGTATATCTAAATACTTTAAGGAAAAATACGGTGATGAAGTTGAAATTGTAGGTGTGGAGCCAAGTGAAGGAGAGAGAATACCAGGGATTAAAAGGGTTACGGAAGATAATAACTTCGTTAAAATTGCTAAAATAGACTCCGTAATTGATGTTGGTTTTAAAGATGCTTTAGAAGGGGTAAAAGAAGTTGCTAGGAAGTCAGGAATTTTAGTAGGGTTAAGCTCAGGGGCTACAGTTGCTGCTTATAAAAAATTGGGCGATACTAAAGGAGCTACTATACTTATATTCCCTGACGACGCTTTCAAATACGTAGAGGAACTAAAAGATGGTTTGTAAATAATTTTTTAAGGTATTACGATACAACTATTATTTCGTGACTGAAGTTATATTAATTTTGAATAAAAAAGGAGATATATTGGATTTTTCTCCAAGAAATGTAGATGTAAGAAATATATTAAATGATATTAAACAAGAAGAAATATATGATGACGGTGAATTAATTAGGGTTAGAGGTATAGTTAATAAATAAAATGAAGATAGAGGATTTTTTCAGAAATATATACGTACAAACAAAAGTAGTGGATAGTGGAGATAGGAAAATAGTACTAAAATGTTACAATTCCTCTACTAGTTTCAAGTGGTATTTTATATCTCCCGCCTTTAGGAGTTATCCGTATACTTCTAGTCCTCTAGAGAGAATGAGCAGAGAAATAAACTTTTTCACGTATAAGTGGACGAATATAATAGTACCTAAAATTATAGATTTTGATTTGGATTCTATGTGTTTATATAGAGAATATTTAGAAGGTAGAGAAGTTAGTAAAAGTGAAGATTATTTTGAATTAGGACATTCTTTAAAGTATATTCACTCAAAGGGATTTGCACTAGGAGACACAAAAGTTGAAAATTTTCTTATACCTCCAGACAATAAAATAATAACTGTAATAGATGCTGAACAGTCAATAGAGACCGATTCTGTATCTCACTTTGCTTGGGATTTATTAGTCACAATTTTTTCGATATCTTACAAG is from Sulfolobus acidocaldarius DSM 639 and encodes:
- a CDS encoding 50S ribosomal protein L31e; this encodes MSQETTATKQEEQKTSELQQQKKEEQKPQQATTTTKEEKKTKPEKENFEMVINFRRVIMGRKTTRTKRAIKYVRYMVKRHFGAEKVIIDPLLAKAITMNGRDKIVRRVRIAVKRIGEKTYLARLAIKSE
- a CDS encoding 50S ribosomal protein L39e, which produces MSKHKSLGKKLRLGKALKRNSPIPAWVIIKTQAEIRFNPLRRNWRRNNLKV
- a CDS encoding DNA-binding protein, with amino-acid sequence MISGEYDEELDELLKKRATEMQRRQLEERQRKAEIEAQKDAILRTILTPEARQRLTNVKLVRPELAEAIENQLIALAQSGRIQAQITDDELKQILAQLNSQTRKDYKITIKERGWK
- a CDS encoding 30S ribosomal protein S19e, whose amino-acid sequence is MITVQMVPADILIPKLAEYLKNNVKELNPPNWVYFAKTASFKERVPDDIENWWYIRAASLLRHLYIYKEPIGLQKTRKLYSGSKRRGTKPPRSVKAPTHSIRTILQQLEKAGLVTKTRRGRILSPKGRSLLDKLAYEMFKELAEKKQDLKKYLQ
- a CDS encoding nicotinate phosphoribosyltransferase translates to MRFYIANERDILDGKMTDIYFDRTIRTLEHLGIKDLKVRMEVHSYGLPEGYSWAIFSGLEEVLKLLEGKEVTVYAMPEGTVFKEVEPVMIIEGNYLDFGVFETAFLGILRHYSSISTKAARIKKLALDKTVLFFGLRALHPAIAPMVDRAAYIGGCDGVSGAFNQETIGAEPTGTMPHALMLSVGDNVKAWKAFDEAMPSNVPRIILADTFEDERTEVLKAAELLKDKLYGVRLDTPSSRRGNFRKIVQEIRWTLNIHGYGHIKIFVSGGIDEDDVVKLRDVVDGFGVGTSISFPQSVDFSADIVEKYVNGQWIPFTKRGKWPGAKQVYRCGDSPDGDIITLLDDYPPANLNCKPLLVKYIENGKIIRDIPTAKEIREYVISQLKKLPNL
- a CDS encoding phosphate signaling complex PhoU family protein: MEVRRVQKFGKSTLMISLPAEWVKEVGLSSGESVYLEVDEDGSLKVYPPNMKVQNVSREMKVSISNTVMPEIITRIIYGLYILGFDKIDIESKEKAFSEDLLRKIKEAVRSLIGYEITTQTIDYVQIQSFLDPTKYTMTSLLNRLATNLKQMLHYLNLGIKEASRTFLQETVELEKEIDRLYYLALRQLLLSQTNRSLAYMIGVKRIQLIGNRILIKAIEEAADEVSEAVNDLLSLTPQELEEVKDNWNKTYDLIEQAIVLIDHATRALSKEDMKIINETMEELRTLRRVLITESTNFETTNSKNTKNYRVSIVVRSLHLRLYNAIRRMEPIVEIAFNRSLENIKEILID
- a CDS encoding DUF711 family protein, whose product is MKIRALTIFASNIDKDKIENYANQLSSINDSLIWSKRIAFPPKSLNEKIIGKIPENKDIIYSIIHLSQKDNLSLIKDILSVNENFYGSILLNNPSYVDNVSKFIYDLEPQLATRVAVLIYDDFLTTPYFPVGSANTLIDSMAISLIYPREFLDGNAQKALSVADEYAKKIATQLKLKYLGIDVSLSPWKEESVAEIIEKRSGKLFSFGNMSTVAEINKEIFEIAWKLKITPIGFSEVMLPVAEDNVLIERVNEGTLTLQGLFLLTSVCVAGIDMVVVKKDYDLIRKILKDSMALQIVKRRPYGVRLIPSTDSGYVYLKDYGRIPEIKTL
- a CDS encoding DsrE/DsrF/DrsH-like family protein, whose amino-acid sequence is MAKLTILVSNNSLDSLYHALALALSARALSWEVKVFVVSQAVTLFLKSSKKAFSLPFFARFFVRRQMKRLNLPEIEKMINEAIKEGVEFYVDEIGIKMLNASPEDLYDGVKLSGSISFLKDAKESEVVISL
- a CDS encoding sulfurtransferase TusA family protein; amino-acid sequence: MTIDSDDICPVILLKVLRAFKEAKDKDEIIVKSKWQAVVQELDKWCRETGNEYLGWNKDGEKYVVRIRVNKGE
- a CDS encoding cysteine synthase family protein, encoding MEGMWPTPLLRLNIGENVWGKLEFYNPFSRSIKDRTALFLFKQALREKTENIVEATSGNMGIAMAALSSIFNIKFTVFVPTTSPEVFKVMIKLLGSEVITAGTSTTEILPLVKKMSQLGSYKHLDQFHNEVNVIAHYETTAKELDLQANAAGIKIRRIIASMGTAGHIVGISKYFKEKYGDEVEIVGVEPSEGERIPGIKRVTEDNNFVKIAKIDSVIDVGFKDALEGVKEVARKSGILVGLSSGATVAAYKKLGDTKGATILIFPDDAFKYVEELKDGL